In Sphingobacteriaceae bacterium, the following proteins share a genomic window:
- a CDS encoding inorganic pyrophosphatase, with product MQDSNTLIFNPWHSVSFGIDAPAVVNAIIEIPKGSRAKYELDKETGLLKLDRVLYSSVDYPANYGFIPKTYCDDNDPLDILVISQVNIVPMCLVSAKIIGVMRMIDGGESDDKIIAVAANDVRVNYINDLESLPPYFSNEIKHFFEEYKRLEKKTVEVIEFRDSETARQIVQQAIVDYSAKFGV from the coding sequence ATGCAAGATTCCAACACACTAATTTTTAATCCATGGCACTCTGTTTCTTTTGGAATAGATGCACCAGCAGTTGTTAATGCCATTATCGAGATTCCTAAAGGAAGTAGGGCAAAATATGAACTTGATAAAGAAACTGGTTTGTTGAAACTCGACAGGGTGCTCTATTCATCTGTAGATTATCCTGCAAATTATGGTTTTATCCCGAAGACCTACTGTGATGATAATGATCCGCTGGATATTCTTGTAATTTCTCAGGTAAACATTGTTCCAATGTGCCTGGTATCAGCAAAAATTATTGGCGTTATGCGAATGATTGATGGTGGTGAGAGCGACGATAAAATTATTGCTGTTGCGGCAAATGACGTCAGAGTGAATTACATCAATGATCTGGAAAGTTTGCCGCCTTATTTTTCTAATGAGATCAAGCATTTTTTTGAAGAATACAAACGACTTGAGAAAAAGACTGTAGAGGTAATTGAATTTAGAGATAGTGAGACAGCGAGGCAAATTGTGCAACAGGCTATTGTTGATTATTCGGCAAAGTTTGGGGTATAA
- a CDS encoding response regulator: MDADSRKVLLVDDDPNILMSLEFLMRKSGYDVLIARNGTEALELLNENTPDLTLLDIMMPDVDGYEICKHIKSSKKLKHSKVVFLSAKTKESDIQKGYKLGADLYVTKPFSTKELVKRVEELLR, translated from the coding sequence ATGGACGCAGATTCTCGTAAAGTACTTTTGGTTGACGACGACCCCAATATTTTAATGTCGCTTGAATTTTTAATGCGCAAAAGCGGATACGATGTTTTAATTGCGCGAAATGGGACCGAGGCATTAGAGCTGTTAAATGAAAACACCCCTGATCTTACTTTGCTGGATATTATGATGCCGGATGTGGATGGTTATGAGATCTGCAAACATATTAAGTCCAGCAAAAAGCTGAAACATAGCAAAGTTGTTTTCTTAAGTGCTAAAACAAAAGAAAGTGATATTCAAAAAGGGTATAAACTCGGCGCGGATCTGTACGTAACCAAACCTTTTTCTACCAAAGAACTTGTTAAACGCGTAGAGGAATTATTAAGATAA
- a CDS encoding histidine kinase yields MNNTLVILSALFYLLLLFGVAYYAEYLLKKGRSIINNAYVYSLSMAVYCTAWTYYGSVGRATRDGIMFLAIYIGPTIMAMFMIPVLGKIIRITKFQRINSIADFISTRYGKNFSIAVVVSLLCIIGVIPYISLQLKAITASFEIIVKSNSVDNGFFDNSTFVITIILAVFIILFGTRSADATEKHEGLVAAIAFETLIKLFAFICAGIFVTYGIFNGFGDIFSQAIKDENLSKLFVLQGSSSYISWLFMIFASMMAVLFLPRQFQVSVVENIKEVHLKKAVWLFPLYLFVINIFVLPIAFGGELIFGNSKVDADTYVLALPLHYGHNILGLFIFIGGFSAATSMIIVETIAISTMLSNTILMPVLLRNPTFKTKIDTSFSKFILYVRRFSIILILICAYLYEKHVAHYFSLVSLGLVSFAAVTQFSPAIIGGIYWKGASKNGALAGIIAGFIIWFYTLVVPSLANSGVMGASLVTDGLFGQSWLKPNALFGLQGFDSITHSLIWSMFFNLVCFVFFSIYSKQKAQELYQAELFVNIYKHAELDNQGVWKGVAYIPDLNALLINFLGEERARNLIDSYAQRNKISIDHNKEADPRLVDFSEKILAGVIGSASARIMVQSVTKEEEISIDEVLKILHESQQLMEVNKELRKKSLELTKATGELRNANNQLKDMDALKDEFLYTVTHEIRTPLTSIRAISEIVHDNPDMEEGQRSDFLGKIAKETERLSHLITQVLNLERYESGRQKLNLSSFSMIDLAKDAYDSLEPLSRNKNINLKLVHPNSTLLLHADKDLLRQVMINLLGNAIKFTPEHGHIEFIVVDNHDEIIVTIQDNGKGIPKEVHPFLFDKFFQARNQTLKKPEGSGLGLAISKKIVTMHSGKIWVESEEGKGSRFVFLIPNFVARNV; encoded by the coding sequence ATGAATAACACGCTGGTCATTCTTTCTGCCTTATTTTATTTACTACTGCTTTTTGGTGTTGCGTATTATGCAGAGTACTTATTAAAGAAAGGAAGAAGCATTATTAATAATGCCTACGTTTACTCACTTTCAATGGCGGTTTATTGTACCGCGTGGACTTACTATGGAAGTGTAGGAAGAGCTACACGCGATGGCATTATGTTTTTGGCTATTTACATTGGTCCGACCATTATGGCCATGTTTATGATCCCCGTGCTTGGTAAAATTATTCGTATCACAAAGTTTCAGCGTATAAATAGCATTGCTGATTTTATTTCTACACGTTATGGCAAAAACTTTTCAATTGCAGTAGTGGTTAGTTTGCTTTGTATCATTGGTGTTATACCCTATATTTCTCTTCAGCTTAAAGCGATCACTGCAAGCTTTGAAATTATCGTTAAAAGTAATTCGGTGGATAATGGTTTTTTTGATAACAGTACTTTTGTTATTACCATCATTCTGGCTGTCTTCATTATTTTGTTCGGAACCCGCTCGGCAGATGCTACGGAGAAGCATGAGGGCCTGGTTGCTGCAATCGCTTTTGAAACCCTCATTAAACTTTTCGCTTTTATCTGCGCTGGAATTTTCGTGACTTACGGGATCTTCAATGGCTTTGGTGACATTTTTTCACAGGCGATCAAAGACGAAAACCTTAGTAAACTTTTTGTTTTACAAGGAAGTTCATCTTACATAAGTTGGCTCTTTATGATTTTTGCTTCTATGATGGCTGTGCTTTTTTTACCACGACAATTCCAGGTAAGTGTTGTTGAAAATATTAAGGAGGTGCATTTGAAAAAAGCAGTCTGGTTATTTCCGCTTTATTTATTTGTGATTAATATTTTTGTTTTGCCTATAGCATTTGGCGGCGAATTAATTTTTGGTAACAGCAAAGTAGATGCAGATACTTATGTGCTGGCTTTGCCCTTACATTATGGCCATAACATTCTTGGCCTTTTTATTTTTATAGGTGGTTTTTCGGCGGCAACAAGTATGATTATAGTTGAAACAATCGCTATTAGTACTATGCTTAGCAATACGATTTTAATGCCGGTGCTTCTTCGTAACCCAACTTTTAAAACTAAAATCGACACCTCATTCAGTAAGTTTATTTTATATGTTCGTCGCTTTAGTATTATCCTTATTTTGATTTGTGCGTATTTATATGAAAAACATGTGGCACATTACTTCTCTTTGGTTTCATTAGGACTCGTTTCTTTTGCTGCCGTGACCCAGTTTTCGCCGGCGATTATTGGTGGTATTTATTGGAAAGGCGCTTCAAAGAACGGCGCATTGGCGGGTATTATTGCTGGCTTTATTATTTGGTTTTATACTCTGGTAGTGCCATCTCTTGCAAATTCAGGGGTTATGGGAGCTTCGCTTGTTACAGATGGATTGTTCGGCCAGTCCTGGTTGAAACCAAACGCCCTGTTTGGCTTGCAGGGATTTGATAGTATTACGCATTCTCTTATCTGGAGCATGTTTTTTAACCTTGTTTGCTTTGTTTTCTTTTCTATATACAGTAAACAAAAGGCTCAGGAACTTTACCAGGCAGAACTTTTTGTAAATATCTACAAGCACGCAGAGCTAGATAATCAAGGTGTTTGGAAGGGCGTAGCTTATATTCCCGACCTAAATGCTCTGCTCATTAATTTTTTGGGTGAAGAACGGGCGCGGAACCTTATCGATTCTTACGCTCAACGGAATAAAATATCTATTGATCATAACAAGGAGGCTGATCCACGTCTTGTTGATTTTTCTGAAAAGATTCTTGCAGGGGTTATTGGTTCTGCCTCGGCGCGTATTATGGTACAATCTGTTACCAAAGAGGAGGAAATAAGCATCGATGAAGTTTTGAAAATTCTTCATGAGTCGCAACAATTGATGGAAGTAAATAAAGAGCTTAGAAAAAAATCATTGGAGCTCACTAAAGCCACCGGGGAGTTAAGAAATGCGAACAATCAGTTGAAGGATATGGATGCTCTGAAAGATGAATTTCTCTACACTGTAACACATGAGATCAGAACTCCTTTAACCTCGATTAGAGCCATTTCTGAAATTGTACACGACAACCCAGACATGGAAGAAGGTCAGCGAAGTGATTTTTTAGGGAAAATTGCTAAAGAAACCGAACGTCTCAGTCACTTGATTACACAAGTGCTTAACCTCGAACGTTATGAAAGTGGAAGGCAAAAACTTAATCTTTCATCTTTTAGTATGATCGATCTTGCAAAAGATGCTTACGATTCTTTAGAACCTCTTTCAAGAAATAAAAATATAAATTTAAAACTTGTTCACCCTAACAGTACCTTGTTATTGCACGCAGACAAAGATTTGCTGCGACAGGTGATGATTAATCTTTTGGGGAACGCTATTAAATTTACACCTGAGCATGGGCATATAGAATTTATTGTGGTTGACAACCACGACGAAATTATTGTTACCATACAGGATAATGGTAAAGGCATTCCCAAAGAGGTGCATCCCTTTTTGTTTGACAAGTTTTTTCAGGCGCGCAACCAAACATTGAAGAAGCCGGAAGGAAGCGGATTGGGACTAGCTATTTCTAAAAAGATTGTGACCATGCATAGTGGAAAGATATGGGTGGAAAGTGAGGAAGGAAAAGGTTCCAGATTTGTATTTTTAATTCCTAATTTCGTAGCCAGAAATGTTTAA
- a CDS encoding SAM-dependent methyltransferase — MKDNFSLQSEQYLKFRPGYPSALVKFLTEIVRTRESAWDCGTGNGQLAFELSKNFKQVYASDISESQVKEASAKANIQYLVESAEKTSFADNSFDLITVAQAIHWFNFAAFYAEAQRTIKRGGVLAVIGYGLLKTGTETDAVISELYGKVLGGYWDKERKYIDENYKTIPFPFEELIAPEFPNEYEWTFDQLIGYLQTWSAVKHYEKQKNENPVLTMLPELQKAWGAEIVRKIKFPILLRLARIQK; from the coding sequence ATGAAAGATAATTTTTCACTACAGTCGGAACAGTATTTAAAATTCAGACCAGGCTATCCATCTGCGCTGGTAAAATTTCTAACTGAAATTGTACGAACGCGGGAAAGCGCCTGGGATTGTGGAACAGGGAATGGTCAGCTGGCGTTTGAGCTTTCGAAAAATTTTAAGCAGGTTTACGCCAGTGATATAAGTGAGTCGCAAGTTAAAGAAGCAAGTGCCAAAGCAAATATTCAGTACCTGGTGGAATCAGCAGAGAAAACTTCATTTGCGGATAATTCTTTTGATCTTATAACGGTTGCACAGGCAATCCACTGGTTTAATTTTGCGGCTTTTTACGCAGAAGCTCAGCGAACTATAAAGCGAGGAGGCGTACTAGCAGTTATAGGATATGGTTTACTAAAAACAGGTACAGAAACCGATGCTGTAATTTCAGAATTATATGGTAAGGTTTTAGGTGGTTATTGGGACAAAGAAAGGAAGTACATTGACGAAAATTATAAAACTATTCCTTTTCCTTTTGAAGAACTCATAGCTCCGGAATTTCCAAATGAGTATGAGTGGACATTTGATCAATTAATTGGTTACCTTCAAACATGGTCAGCCGTGAAGCATTACGAGAAACAGAAAAATGAAAATCCGGTTTTAACGATGCTCCCGGAACTGCAAAAGGCCTGGGGTGCAGAAATCGTTAGGAAGATAAAATTTCCTATCTTACTGCGGCTCGCAAGAATTCAGAAATAA
- a CDS encoding MFS transporter has protein sequence MKTVSGTNSIAKVIGASSLGTLIEWYDFYIFGSLASIIGKHLFPSDSGASALINTLAIFAAGFIVRPFGALVFGRLGDLIGRKYTFLLTLVLMGGSTFLIGLIPSFETIGYAAPILVLILRLIQGLALGGEYGGAATYVAEHAPAGRRGFFTSWIQTTATLGLFLSLGIIVLTKNALGAETFGAWGWRIPFLISILLVVVSIYIRMKMHESPQFTKLKSEGKVSVNPLKESFSNRANFKMVLLALFGATMGQGVIWYTGQFYAQSFLENTCKLDFNDSRYILLWAIAFATPFFVIFGSWSDRVGRKWIMLTGMLLGILFYRPIYQNFMDSTNVAEFQKTELKEAGEPSVKRELVKDSKDSLITTTTAKSLNDGTKYKEVKTLKVFADASIAPEEKTSFIDKQLSQGTFWKFVAFVFFQVLLVTMVYGPIAAFLVELFPTKIRYTSMSLPYHIGNGVFGGLVPFIATLIASFAGSTPLSGLWYPIGVATLSLIIGAVYLNNKSDENVAD, from the coding sequence ATGAAAACAGTTTCAGGTACAAACAGCATTGCAAAGGTCATCGGAGCTTCCTCTTTAGGTACTCTTATTGAATGGTATGATTTTTATATTTTTGGAAGTCTTGCCAGTATTATTGGTAAGCACTTATTTCCATCTGATTCAGGAGCTTCCGCACTCATCAATACACTTGCCATTTTTGCAGCAGGCTTCATCGTGCGTCCTTTCGGAGCCCTTGTATTCGGTCGTCTTGGAGATCTTATTGGTCGTAAATACACGTTTCTATTGACACTGGTTTTGATGGGAGGTTCTACTTTTTTAATCGGTTTAATTCCTTCTTTCGAAACCATTGGTTATGCGGCTCCTATTCTGGTTTTAATTTTACGTCTAATCCAGGGTTTGGCCCTGGGAGGCGAGTACGGTGGTGCTGCAACCTATGTGGCTGAACACGCGCCTGCTGGCAGACGTGGTTTTTTTACCAGTTGGATACAGACAACAGCTACCCTGGGGTTATTTTTGTCGTTAGGAATTATTGTTCTTACAAAAAATGCCTTAGGTGCAGAAACTTTTGGTGCCTGGGGTTGGAGAATTCCTTTCCTGATTTCTATTTTACTCGTTGTAGTTTCCATCTATATCCGTATGAAAATGCACGAATCACCCCAATTTACCAAGTTAAAAAGTGAAGGGAAAGTTTCTGTCAATCCCTTAAAGGAAAGCTTTAGCAACCGGGCGAATTTTAAAATGGTTCTGCTCGCCTTATTTGGTGCTACTATGGGACAAGGGGTAATCTGGTACACGGGTCAATTTTACGCTCAGTCGTTTTTGGAAAATACCTGTAAGTTGGATTTCAACGATTCACGATACATCCTTTTATGGGCCATTGCCTTTGCAACACCTTTCTTTGTGATTTTTGGATCGTGGAGTGATAGAGTAGGACGTAAGTGGATTATGCTTACCGGTATGTTACTGGGAATTCTTTTTTACCGGCCTATCTATCAAAATTTTATGGATAGTACCAATGTGGCCGAGTTTCAGAAAACAGAATTGAAGGAAGCAGGCGAGCCATCAGTGAAAAGAGAATTGGTGAAGGATTCAAAAGATAGTTTGATTACCACTACAACAGCGAAATCTTTAAACGATGGAACAAAATATAAAGAAGTGAAAACTTTAAAAGTATTTGCGGATGCATCGATAGCTCCTGAAGAAAAAACCAGCTTTATCGACAAACAATTATCGCAAGGCACTTTTTGGAAATTCGTAGCATTTGTGTTTTTCCAGGTACTTTTAGTAACTATGGTGTACGGACCAATTGCAGCCTTCTTAGTAGAACTCTTCCCGACAAAAATCCGTTACACGTCTATGTCATTGCCCTATCACATTGGTAACGGGGTATTTGGAGGACTCGTTCCTTTTATTGCGACACTCATCGCCAGCTTTGCAGGGTCAACACCTTTGTCAGGACTCTGGTATCCTATTGGAGTTGCTACTTTAAGTCTTATTATTGGTGCAGTTTACCTGAATAATAAATCAGACGAAAACGTAGCAGATTAA
- the acs gene encoding acetate--CoA ligase — MNYPYQIKTLESYKEQYAQSIKSPEAYWAGIAESFTWRKKWDKVLEWNFKDPDIKWFQGGKLNITENCLDRHLETNGNTPAIIWESNDPEEHHRILTYKELHFKVVQFANVLKNNGVKKGDRVCIYMGMIPELAIATLGCARIGAVHSVIFGGFSAQAIADRLEDADAEFIITCDGAFRGAKDIPLKSVIDDALIGRKNIKRVIVCTRTRTPISMLKGRDVWWEDEIKKVETQGNPDCEAVEMDAEDILFILYTSGSTGKPKGVVHTVAGYMIWANYTFVNVFQYQHGQVHFCTADIGWITGHSYILYGPLSAGATSLMFEGVPTWPDAGRFWEIVDKFKVNILYTAPTAIRSLMGFGLEYVNGKDLSSLKVLGSVGEPINEEAWHWFHKNIGKEKCPVVDTWWQTETGGVMISNIANVTPAKPSFATLPLPGIQPCLVDENGKEIEGNGVSGNLCIKFPWPGIIRTTYKDHERCRQTYFSTYPDKYFTGDGCLRDEDGNYRITGRVDDVLNVSGHRIGTAEVENAINMHAGVTESAVVGYPHDIKGQGIYAYVIYDGNHGDPNLSKQDIIQTVSRIIGPIAKPDKIQFVPGLPKTRSGKIMRRILRKIAEGDTNNLGDTSTLLDPSLVDVIKDGRL; from the coding sequence ATGAATTATCCCTATCAAATCAAAACTCTTGAGAGTTATAAAGAACAGTATGCACAAAGCATTAAAAGTCCGGAAGCTTATTGGGCTGGAATAGCCGAGAGTTTCACATGGCGAAAAAAATGGGATAAAGTACTCGAATGGAATTTTAAAGACCCTGACATCAAGTGGTTTCAGGGCGGCAAACTAAATATTACAGAAAACTGTTTAGACAGACACCTTGAAACAAATGGCAACACACCTGCGATCATTTGGGAATCGAACGATCCGGAAGAGCATCACCGTATTCTTACATACAAAGAACTTCACTTTAAAGTAGTTCAGTTCGCAAACGTTCTCAAAAATAACGGAGTTAAAAAAGGCGATCGCGTTTGTATCTATATGGGAATGATTCCTGAGTTGGCAATTGCTACTTTGGGCTGCGCAAGAATAGGTGCTGTGCACTCTGTCATTTTTGGAGGATTTTCAGCGCAGGCAATAGCTGATCGACTGGAAGATGCGGATGCAGAATTTATTATCACCTGCGATGGCGCATTTCGTGGAGCAAAAGATATTCCTTTAAAAAGTGTGATTGATGACGCTTTGATTGGACGTAAAAACATTAAACGTGTAATAGTTTGTACGCGTACCCGCACTCCCATCAGCATGCTGAAAGGACGCGATGTGTGGTGGGAAGACGAAATAAAAAAAGTGGAAACACAGGGCAACCCCGATTGCGAGGCAGTGGAAATGGACGCCGAAGATATTCTATTTATTCTTTATACCTCTGGCTCTACCGGAAAACCAAAAGGTGTGGTGCATACTGTAGCCGGTTATATGATCTGGGCCAATTACACTTTTGTAAATGTCTTTCAATATCAGCACGGACAGGTTCATTTCTGTACAGCTGATATAGGTTGGATAACCGGCCATAGCTACATTCTTTATGGCCCTTTAAGTGCAGGCGCTACTTCGCTTATGTTTGAAGGCGTTCCTACCTGGCCAGATGCAGGGCGTTTCTGGGAGATCGTGGATAAATTTAAAGTGAACATCCTGTACACCGCCCCTACAGCTATTCGCAGTCTTATGGGTTTTGGCTTAGAGTATGTAAATGGAAAAGATCTGAGTTCATTAAAAGTACTCGGTTCAGTAGGAGAACCTATAAATGAGGAAGCCTGGCATTGGTTCCATAAAAATATCGGGAAAGAAAAATGTCCTGTTGTTGATACCTGGTGGCAAACAGAAACTGGAGGTGTTATGATTTCCAACATTGCAAACGTAACTCCTGCCAAACCCTCTTTTGCTACGCTTCCCCTGCCAGGCATACAACCTTGTTTGGTTGACGAGAATGGAAAGGAAATTGAAGGAAATGGCGTGAGTGGCAACTTATGTATTAAATTTCCCTGGCCGGGAATTATTCGTACTACTTACAAAGATCATGAACGGTGCCGCCAGACTTACTTTTCTACTTATCCGGATAAATATTTTACGGGCGACGGTTGTCTTCGCGATGAAGATGGAAACTACCGCATTACCGGGCGGGTAGACGATGTATTAAATGTAAGTGGTCACCGTATTGGAACTGCAGAAGTTGAGAATGCAATTAACATGCACGCCGGTGTTACAGAAAGTGCGGTTGTGGGATATCCGCATGATATAAAAGGACAAGGCATTTATGCTTACGTTATTTACGATGGCAATCATGGTGACCCCAATCTATCTAAACAAGATATTATTCAAACTGTATCGCGCATTATCGGACCTATTGCGAAACCAGACAAAATTCAATTCGTACCAGGCCTTCCTAAAACAAGAAGCGGAAAAATTATGCGCCGGATCTTACGAAAAATTGCCGAGGGAGATACAAATAACCTGGGTGACACCAGTACCTTGCTCGACCCTTCGCTCGTTGATGTAATAAAAGACGGAAGACTGTAA
- a CDS encoding transporter, producing MSGFILIGLCIFAGILFRRRNLVPTDAHKTINAWIITIALPAVSFKYLTKITFTSELLIPALAPVLVFCGGLFFVKIIARSLKLDKRSYGAVQLTAGLSNTSFIGFPLIIAYFSEAEISIAIICDQVTFILFSVFGIIVAVRSSGKSSLSFKEILKRLFTFPPLVGCIIALSIPKSTNLSLVEPVFQMLAATVAPLALFSIGLQLSFKGWQEFIKPILSILTYKLFIAPALVLGLLLAFGLKGVPSKIAVFEAAMPVLLSVSILVDRYNLNPKLANLIIGVSIVLSFFTTWFWWIITMHFL from the coding sequence ATGTCGGGTTTTATATTAATAGGCCTCTGTATTTTTGCAGGTATTTTATTCCGCAGAAGAAATCTTGTACCAACGGATGCTCATAAAACTATCAATGCCTGGATTATTACCATAGCTTTACCGGCAGTTTCATTTAAATACCTTACTAAGATAACCTTCACCAGTGAACTTCTTATACCCGCGCTTGCTCCCGTTCTGGTTTTTTGTGGAGGTTTGTTTTTTGTGAAAATAATTGCCCGGTCTCTTAAACTGGATAAAAGAAGCTACGGGGCCGTTCAACTCACTGCGGGGCTGAGTAACACTTCTTTTATAGGATTTCCTTTAATCATAGCTTATTTCAGTGAGGCAGAAATTAGCATCGCCATTATTTGTGATCAGGTAACTTTTATTTTATTTTCTGTTTTTGGAATAATTGTCGCCGTAAGATCATCGGGAAAATCTTCACTCTCTTTTAAGGAAATCCTGAAAAGACTTTTTACATTTCCACCCTTAGTAGGTTGTATTATAGCTTTAAGCATTCCAAAAAGTACAAACCTTTCACTTGTAGAGCCTGTTTTTCAAATGCTGGCAGCTACGGTGGCGCCCCTGGCTTTATTTTCAATTGGCCTGCAGCTAAGTTTTAAAGGGTGGCAGGAATTTATAAAGCCCATCCTTTCTATTTTGACTTATAAACTTTTCATTGCCCCGGCGCTGGTGTTAGGGCTTTTACTTGCATTCGGTTTAAAAGGCGTTCCTTCTAAAATAGCCGTATTTGAAGCAGCCATGCCGGTGCTTTTATCTGTAAGTATCTTGGTAGATCGCTACAACTTAAATCCAAAACTGGCCAACTTAATAATTGGTGTAAGTATAGTACTATCTTTTTTTACCACATGGTTTTGGTGGATAATCACTATGCATTTTCTTTAA
- a CDS encoding XRE family transcriptional regulator — protein sequence MTTDNEGIRLIFGLKLKVLRQQRGINYQQLSEKTGIAVSYLHSIENGKKYPKADKIIILAKALDVDYDYLVSLTANKRLQPIIDIINTDFTQAIPWEHLGVQPSALLDLFADAPDKMTAFISTILKLSRSMQVSKGDFYMSALRSYQDIHDNYFENLELAAQAFREKLKLKEKVALSVEVLEGLLSAQYGIKVDRKVMATKDTLVKLRSFYAAQKKILYLNKGLSQAQEKFLLAREIGFQNLQLSPRPYETVLQDFGSFEILLNNFNASYFANALLLPEDSFTHHIKIIFSNTKWSEKVWLDLMHDYDVTPEMLVQRLTNILPKHFGLDQLFFLRLRGNIPEDNFEMTKELHLSRLHSPYANNLQEHYCRRWVSIHLMKDVYQKNKTKKYKHPLVGAQISQYWQTHNRYLCITFAKPQSKVSDKIISVTLGILIDSQLLQRMPFVNDLSIPVRTVHTTCERCGIMDCKERAALPVIIEQHQESHRVEEALKKLAQ from the coding sequence ATGACGACAGACAACGAAGGCATTCGCCTCATTTTTGGATTAAAACTAAAAGTGCTACGGCAACAAAGAGGTATAAATTATCAGCAACTGTCTGAAAAAACAGGTATAGCCGTTTCTTACCTTCATAGCATTGAGAATGGTAAAAAATATCCCAAGGCTGATAAGATCATTATTCTGGCAAAAGCTCTGGATGTGGATTACGATTACCTGGTGTCCTTAACTGCGAACAAAAGGCTTCAGCCCATCATTGATATTATCAATACAGATTTCACACAAGCTATTCCATGGGAACATTTGGGTGTGCAGCCTTCTGCATTGTTAGATTTGTTTGCTGACGCTCCTGATAAAATGACCGCTTTTATAAGTACGATTTTAAAATTAAGCCGTAGTATGCAGGTTAGTAAAGGAGATTTTTATATGTCTGCCCTACGAAGCTACCAGGATATTCACGATAATTATTTTGAAAATCTTGAGCTGGCTGCGCAGGCCTTTCGTGAAAAATTAAAATTAAAGGAAAAAGTTGCTTTAAGCGTAGAAGTTCTGGAGGGTTTGCTGAGTGCTCAATACGGTATAAAAGTAGACCGTAAAGTAATGGCTACTAAAGATACCCTGGTGAAATTGCGTTCTTTTTATGCAGCTCAAAAGAAGATCTTATATCTTAATAAAGGCCTTAGTCAGGCGCAGGAAAAGTTTTTATTAGCAAGAGAAATTGGTTTTCAGAATCTGCAATTAAGTCCCCGGCCCTATGAAACAGTTTTACAGGATTTCGGTTCTTTTGAAATTCTTCTTAATAATTTTAATGCTTCCTATTTCGCTAATGCATTGTTATTACCGGAGGATAGTTTCACCCATCATATCAAGATTATTTTTTCAAACACAAAGTGGAGTGAGAAAGTATGGTTGGATTTAATGCATGATTATGATGTGACCCCGGAAATGTTGGTGCAACGTCTTACGAATATCTTGCCGAAACATTTTGGTCTCGATCAGCTTTTCTTTTTAAGATTACGGGGTAACATTCCCGAAGATAACTTTGAAATGACAAAAGAGCTTCATTTATCGCGGCTCCACAGTCCGTATGCGAATAATTTGCAGGAGCATTACTGTCGGCGCTGGGTGTCGATTCATTTGATGAAGGACGTTTATCAGAAAAATAAAACAAAAAAATACAAACATCCTTTAGTTGGCGCGCAGATATCTCAGTACTGGCAAACCCATAACCGTTATCTCTGTATTACTTTTGCAAAGCCACAGTCGAAAGTCTCAGATAAAATTATTAGCGTAACACTGGGTATACTTATAGACTCACAATTATTGCAGCGTATGCCTTTTGTAAATGATCTCAGTATTCCGGTTAGAACAGTTCACACCACCTGCGAGCGGTGCGGAATTATGGATTGTAAAGAAAGAGCAGCCCTTCCTGTTATTATCGAACAGCATCAAGAATCGCATAGAGTAGAGGAGGCACTGAAAAAACTGGCCCAGTAA